The Cannabis sativa cultivar Pink pepper isolate KNU-18-1 chromosome 8, ASM2916894v1, whole genome shotgun sequence genomic interval GGAAGACAAAGATGATGGCACACATGGGAAATCTTGGACTTGAAGAAGCCTTCAAAGAATCAAGCAAGATTCCTGagaagctgaaaaaaaaaatatcagatACCCAAgaaagccaaaaaaaaatacaattattcTTATCTTGAGCAATCAAGTACTAAGGAAGGTGATAAATGAAGAGACTGCACATGAAATATGGTTTAAACTCGAAAAATTGTACATGGCAAAGACTTTGCCTAATCAGATTTATTTGAAGAAAGGTTTTATGGATTCAAGATGGATGAATCAAAGTCCATAGATGAAAACATAGATGAATTACAAAGCTGATATCAGATTTAAAATCCATCAAGGTAAAGATCATTGAGGAAGAGGATCAAGCAATCTTCCTATTGAATTCTCTGCCTAAAGCCTATGAGAACTTGAGAGATACACTCAAGTGTTGTAGAGAAACATTGTCTTTGGAAGAGGTGATTGAAGATACATACTCCAAGGAATTGGACCTGCAAATTAGAAAGTGGGAAAGAATCCTATTGAATGACTCAATGTTAAAGGGAGATTAGAAAAAGAGGAAAAACAATAGTAAAGGTGGAAGAGGAAGAGGAAAGTCCAGATCCAAATCTATAGGAAGAAGAGCATGTTGGACCTACAGTCAAGAAGGACACTTTAGAAAGGATTGTCCACAAAGGAAAAATAATGGATAAAAACCAAATGGAAATTCCAATATTAATTCTGCAAATGTTTCTAACTATTTTGATAATGTTGGTGTTTTGAATGTTTCCTATGATTCTGCTAATGCTCTAACTGTTTATATGATAGATTTCTCAAGATGAGTGGGTTATGGATTCAGAGTGAACATTTCACATGTCACCAAGAAGAGAGTGGTTCTTTGATCTCAAAGAAGAGAGATCAAGATAGATCATGATGGGAAACAATGGATCCCGTGGAATTGAAGGAATTGGTTCAATCTAGAATAAAATGAGAATGATTCTTATAAGGTATTGACCAATGTGAGATTCATTCCTGAACTatgtggcgtttggttgggagaaataaaaatataggaataggaatgggaatggaaatAGGAAtatgaatggaatggaataaaatgtaaaatgcataaaaaaattgataaaaaaatcattaaattttttctcttgttacattggaataatcttttctttctttttttaaaatggaatagccattccaccagAATGGTATAAAGATCATTCTATTGGAATAATATTCAAATacttaaaatgcaaccaaacaaaggaatggaatgaaaagtgttttctttccattccattccatttcattatctccaaccaaacgccaccttagaaAGAAATTTTTTGTCTCTTGGTGTGCTAGATTCAAAAGGTTACAACTACAAGGCATATGGTGGAGTCTTGAAGGTGACAAGAGAGGTGAACTCAAGCAAAGGGTTTACATTATGCAAGGAGAAACTGTAACTGGTCTAACTGGAGTCtcaacaacaaattataatacaAATGACTTATGGCATAGAAGGCTTGGACATGTGAGTGACAAGGGACTCAGAACTCAGCAGGCAAGGTTTTTTAGACTCCAAAAGGAAGTCACAAATATGCAATTTTGTGAAACATGTGTGATTGGTAGGCACATTTATTGAAATTCACAAATGCAGTACATACATCCAACgaaattttagattatgtaCACTCAAATCTTGGTAATTCTCAATATTTCCTTTTTATAGTTGATGAGTTCTCTAGAAAAGTCTGGATCTATTttttgaaaactaaaaatgaGGCTTTTGGTAAATTCAAAAAATGCTTAATAATAATTGAGAAACAAATTTCTACGAAGGGTCTTGAGTTTTTGTAACTCTGAATTTAATGGTTTATGCATTGAAATTGGAATGGTTAAGCACAAAACTATTATAGGAATACACATCAACAGAATGGCCTAGCTGAAAGAATGAATAGAGCAATAATGAATAAAGTTAGGTGCATGTTATCTTATTCTATTTTTCCTAAGTCTTTTTGGGCAGAAGCTACTGCTACTACATATTATCTCATAAATTTATCTCCATCATCtaaattgaattttaaaatcTCCGATCATGTTTAGTCTAGTTATGAACCTAAATATAATAACTTGAAACCATTTGGATGCCCTAGTAGTGATAAAGGTTACAAATTatggttaattaattataagaaatgtgttattagtagagatgttatttttaatgaggaagtgttttataaatataacctaaaatttagtattaaaattaactcTAAACAAGTTGAGTaagtattttagtaattagataaatattatGTTTCGTGGGTGTGatttatataaatgtatatatatagtttacctataataaatataattttgtatAGTTTTAGATTTCGTTATCGTGTCACTACTACAATGTAGGtttttagcttcccttttttcaaCCCAATTTAtgaaaagggaagctaaagggtgtgaaaatatctgctttgacatttagaggcggtttttttagtaaaaaccgtaggtatagaatatatataaatctatgccgtcggttgggggttggggaaaattagggtttttttaataaccctatggcgtcggttattgggtattaaccgacgccataggtgctGCCTTTATTCGACACGTGGCACCTATGGCGTCAGTTAATACCCAATAatcgacgccatagggttatatatCAGACCCTTGGCATCGTCTTCCTCATTTTACTTCTTGCTGAACACGAAGAACAACCACCCACAGCAGCCCCAAACCCACGAaaaaaccctcgccaaccaccaCTTAAACAACCTCATCCTCCCTCATTTCTTAACCATTTTCCCCATTTTCGTcttaaaatcttctattttctatACCTAAACCTATCCAGTAaaaaaagtttagttttttCCCCTCTATATACCAAACCGAACCTATTATAAAAAAAAGGTGGTGGTATAACTCCGGCCACCGATTTTAGCGGAGAAAACATTGAGTCTCAACgtccattaaggtataaatatgttttctattcattttatttatgtacattggtattatttcgtttttataaaattttttagaatttttttattttattaatattatattatgtgTGTTCTACAGGTGGTCGGATTTTTGTAGCATTTTATCGCCGGATtgcgtttataaggtaaatatttattaacttgatatataatatatatgtatatattctgtgttttattattgaatatgtgtttatatatatgttgtgtgtatatatattgtgtatatactatttgtgtatttgtattgtatatatatttgttgtgaatgagaatgagaggtagtaggaatttaattagtttagagttaaagtttttaaaataatggtagtgtgatatataattgattatatatgtatatatatgcatatgttatttttaaaaaacttaactatgaaaattagtaactagtaacttgctactttttttaataactagtaagtaatttaataattaaaattttaatttggttgtatattgcattatgttataggttgtgtgctaatatttgagggtcgacatatttcggtgttgatcggatttgcaataggtatatccatccgctaaccttttgttattataattaattatcaatgcatgcttagttgagtttaaatattttaaatattcatctgtagtgaagtaggttctgcgaatacatgtactgcggtcggatgggtggataaattttgtattgtttatgttagcttctttgttctgtattgttatacttgttttgtttgttactttaggcacttttaaaattttggaaacgtccaattacagctgttatgctgccaaaatttcggtagaatttggatcaaattttattataaaaaacataaatgttaaaggaaaagtacataacataaataactaggtTATTACTCGGTAGTTGTAAGAAATTAGGTGACATAACACATTCATATAAACTTGTCTTGTATAATCTAATTGATGTGTCTATGCATTTATTATACTTAGTAAgtctttatatttgactcaaaacatgttcgtgttagtaGCATGATTATCAATGTCAAAGTTCATATTTGAAAGGTTGTCgaattttgtttgttaatggtgtagatatGACCAACTCGGGTTCAGGATCTGATTCAGACCTAGAGGCAGAGTGTCCAACAGTAATACCTACAAGAGGGCCTactcaaatgaatgaaatatccaagctaatggatcaaggcaaaagagtggccctcgaggTTAATGACAAAGGACAATACTACGGCAAAAGCTATGCCAAGCTCATATCAACTTTAGGAGCCAATCCtactctgaaaaataaagtttggacaAATATCCAAGTAAGCagttatttgttagaattttgattttttttttattaattcaaatattcactctaaccgtgtttgttttccttcaaactagacggggttcattgtgccggactccttcaaacatgattgtctcatcctagctgggaagttaatgaaagacttcaagaatagaatgacaaaagacatcataatgcccgtTGTGAAAGAGAAGGATCTGGGACGACTGACACAAGTCTCTGAAAAGCACCCCGAGATCGACCATGCTGATTGGTGCACTtttgttgaaagtcgactaactcctAAATTTCaggtacgctaattatatttgtactaagataaactcttaaatataagtacatgtatctaatgtattgttttggcattgtaggaattgagtaatgtgcaacgtgaacgttcctcaaaaatccaatccagacatcgaagtggtcggagtggaatggtgaacgtacgggaagctgtAGAAAATTTAATGCTGAAATTCTAATAATGtgctataaaatttaattgtTACTCATTTAATTATCATAAAATAATGTAGAAAAAGAATCTCGACGTTCCAGATCCCCCCGCCACCGTGTGTGGATcaaatctcgcaccaagagtcgaaaacttgtcactgattacgataaggaaattgcagagaagatagtaagtatatattaacccttaattgagttctactAATGAGTTAGCGTATATAATTCagatactaattgcttgaatatatgcgtgcattaggctcaactagaggagaagcttagtcagggacaaaATCAGGTTCAGGACCAAAACAATATCCTgacgcaggcgctcgggacaccagagcatcctggacgtgtcaAGGCTGCTGGGTATGTTAttacttgaaatgttatttatttagttacacaaataaaatcgtagctaatttgcattttatgatttgcaggttcctgaccagggcatctAAACTGTTCGacaggaagaaaagggaagtatctgatgttgtggctcggcaagcgaaggagattgaaaaattaaaagccgaagtccaatcccttaagcagaAGAGAAACGttgccgaacaagaggaagaaggagaggtggctggtgaggcgtatgttccacaaccatacgctcctgAGGATGAGGGACAACCACAAacttatgctgaggagtttatttccctcaacgaccaaggtcTCCTATACAATTTcgatgaccatgcggcccttaatcagcaagtccatctctgctctgacaacatcgacaacattgtggcccgagcgtatttgtacgagcatgttgGTAAAATCACTATTCACTGCACGGACTACGACAATTCACATGCCGGATTCTGGTTTCAGAAttcctgcaagaggacgctgaaatcccaaTCCCAATTGAAGggtgcagatatgttagggacgtgtCACAGATGTTCCTTctttggcctaaacacttaattctaacaaccgaggtaacttctcttataaattaattattactgattagtggagtttgaatgtCTTCAATATTCAaccatagtgaagtaggttttgcgaatatatgtgctacggtgggatggatgaacaaactactgttatatatgtgttatttgtcgttatacatgcatgtttaaaatttttgggggcATTCAATTACAACTGTTATGCTGTTGAAATTTCAgtagaatttggataaaatttgatatattatgttccgttttgtttagggtccactcgctcaaccgccttcaagacgtgatgcgttgAAGGGaaaagctccgatgctttctccacaaggcggtggtgcacgggaagatgaatTGTTCTCATAAAAGAAGATGGCCTTGATCCCTAAATCGCTAAAATGGATGGTTCTTGAATTCCTGAacctcaaagataaacgtgatataatcacaattcctgtaccccgaggattcatagcaccgcgtacccagatcacgttatctggagaggattcgcagcaggttgctacgtgtgactTCATCGACAACCAGGGAAtgttgtttggaatgatgtatactcttctttaatctaattaaccttatatatcaaattctagtcaaattattataagacactaacactttttttggcaggcacatctgggagagcatcaacggtatgagaaaatttttcaagttttacgacccagagcttctcgtAGTGCATGGGAAAACCGATGAAGAAAAGAGGCAGTCTTTTGACGCtgcagcaagacgattggctgattggttatcattaatgaatagcaaccaccaaatgttctttattccttggaatatcgggtaaactctatttaattctttagtgctaattgttcatttctatattatgacttcaaattatttttatactatcttacttatattccaatataattttctagtgcacattggacgctagtggtggttatgccaaagaaaattatccatttagacCCTGTACgtggccgcccaattcccgaagaaattACTCAAATGATCGGaatgtaataatttaatgacttcttatgtaacaaatttaaattaactaatgaattgaaatgctaatataatttttcaaaacagtgcattcagatgtATTGGGGACGCACatgagtatcttggcccgtggcaaggaatttcacaagcaaattgtccaagacaacctaaaagtcaagaatgtggtttttatgtcttgaaatatatcactgacatcgtcgcacgtgcaaaccccaaccgttacatacaagatcaaaaacctgtaagttttaattattgattatagtatttattatgataacaaatatataaactaattaatataaatttttgatttttttaacagtttgtgggtaagaagcaatacgatccaaaaactgAATTGTTACCattacagcgaaagtggatagaacgattgatggcggtgattcacggtgacgattgaggttgaaaggtccaagaatttttcttccttatgtaatttttttagattaacttgtagttatatttattaacttattaatattttggactaattttacattaatatttgtgtaatatttaattacttttatgaagtgaaattatgtattttagtcaattttaaaattaatataaataatatttaatttaccttttaaaaaataaatatgtaatttaaattaaataaaataatatataaattaataaatatttaattaaaataaattatataaaattaaaagaactgAAAAATGCTCGTTTTTGGCGTCGGTGCTACGCCACCTATGAcgtcggttattagctaggaactgacgccatatatacccctatggcgtcagttcctagctaataaccgacgccataggagtATAAATGGCATCGATTTTTaaaaaccctttagcgtcgccttaattagcgtcggtagcgaatttcgccaaaaccgacgctgaaagggcttaaaaaccgcctctaaaagtgttttttttcttccttaggTTAAATCTCTGTCAACTTAAAAATGATCCATTTAACAAACGGGTTCACCATATCCACCGAAAATGATCCAAACACATTTAAGTAGAATTCAAACCAACTTGTTTCATGCGGATTTCAAAACGTGTTATTagaaaagtgataaaatatagATGAGGATCTTcatattcatcattttttttaactgtGAACACAACCCTATAATCaactcttctttttcttttttcaaaagcAGAATTTAGCACTAATAGGAATTAATTTGTCCAATATTTTGATTTATCTGCAAGAGTTGTTATCAGATAATTCTCTTAATaacaattaagtatatatataaatataatatatttaaatatattaaacttaaTGAATGTTGTCACTATATGACATCCAATTGATATCTTTCCCAGCCTTGGGAGGAACATCTTCCATAACTTTCTCATGTCCTTTTGGGTAATAAATCCCAGTACGCACATCAGGAATCCATTCATTCCCATCATTTTTGCTCACTTCATCACAATGATCATGATCATGACCTCCATTAATATGCCTCACATTACTTACTTCTTCCTTCTCCATCTTCATCGTCTCTCGAATCGAGTTCTTGTGATAACTTGTTTTTCTTCCAAACGGCCTAATAATAAGTACGTCACATAACatgatattaaaataaaaatgattattttagATATCAAATTTTCTAGCTAatacataatataattaataagtaaattaatAATACTTACTTGAGGTTGAGAACCATGGAGTTGATGGTATGTGATCCTCTAGTGAGTGCATTTGATGCCATGTTAAAGCTAATGTATATTCTCCCTATTTCTTGGGGATAATACTTACTTagatagtgtatatatatatagctctcttgcatagtattattattatattattattattattatttttagaagattatattgtcattttttatatattataaatatgcaAAAGATATGGTTACGTAAAGGGTATGAGAGGATATAGTTATTATTGTTATCCGCTTCTCTCATCCCAATGAGGATTGGTTATGGGGACCGTTTCAGCATGTCTTTTTGTGATGCAAGCTAGTTTCCACACTAACAAACCCAAACAAACAAACATGCATGAGGCATGTTTCATCATAATTAGTTGAAAAGAATGACTACACTTTGTATGTATAGTTGATTTTTGTTATTGTATTGCACTTTCTTTAATACATTCATAAATCaataaatgtaaaatatatGTGGTATTCCACTATTATTatcatattttcaaaatattaaaagaaaaatgaataGTATTCACATGTTATCTATTGATGAAGAAGATAATAAAATAGAGTGGATAATTTACAAGATGGGTCCACATACAAATAAGGATGGATTGTTGGTTTTGTGGTATTAAATCAGGTATGTAATGAAAGTATTTAATatagttgtattttttataatatcgGCAAAACTTGTAATTTTAATGCCCATAACGTGGTTAAATGGGCTTTCGTCCTTCAAAGGTTTGGAGTCATTCCGGTAGAAACAATTCCTTCAGACCTATTATATAATGATCATGAGGTCTAACTTTTATTTACTTATCCAATGAAcgctttttatcaaaaaaaaaaattattgtaccTCAAAATAAAAAGATGAATAGGAAAGTAAACTCTTGATGAACTATCAAGTATCATCGTTATCTTTTCGAAATTGTATCATAAAACGGTAATGGAACTCACACCAAATCTTCTAAATGAACCACTACATTTAAGATCGGTGTTGGTTGATAGGACACAAAAGATTAATAGTTCTTGGGTTTTTTTTAATCCATGAGCAAAAa includes:
- the LOC115701344 gene encoding uncharacterized protein LOC115701344, translating into MQESYIYIHYLSKYYPQEIGRIYISFNMASNALTRGSHTINSMVLNLKPFGRKTSYHKNSIRETMKMEKEEVSNVRHINGGHDHDHCDEVSKNDGNEWIPDVRTGIYYPKGHEKVMEDVPPKAGKDINWMSYSDNIH